In Rhizorhabdus phycosphaerae, the genomic stretch GCGCCGGCACGCAGATGGAGGCGAAGCACCACATGGGGCCGGATACTGTAGACAGCCAGAAGCGTGTCCCCGTCGGGGGAGAACAGCATCCAGTTCTTCTCGACTGGCCTTCGTCCTTCAAGCTCCAGCGGCTGCGCCGCGGCGCACGGGAGCAGCGAGTGCGGATCGATCTCGACAAGGAAGATGCTGTTCGGGCGTGGCCGGTCGCCGGTGTTGAAGTGAAGGAGCAAGCGGTCTCCCAGGGTGCAGAAGCGCGGATCGGCAAGCCACGCCCCGCCTTCGGCCAGATGGTCGGACAGCGGCTGGACGCTGCCGGAGACCGGCTCCAGCGCCGCATCCAGGGCACAGATGGCGAGCCGCCGCCGCCCGTCCGCCAGCACCAGGCGATAGGCCATGATGCGGCGGCCGCCAAACGTCGTCATGCCCGGATTGAACATATGGACCGGCCCCCTAGCGGCGATGGTCCGCCAAGCCTCCGGCACGAACCGGTCGCGCGGCAGCACGATCATCGCGCGCCCTCCTGCCGGTAGGGAAAGGCCGCGCGAAAAGGCTCGAGCTCAGGCGGCCTGGCCCACTGGCCTGTCCTGTCCCACCAGGCCTCCCCTGCCCCGACGGTTCGCACCAGGGCAATGTCGATGTCGAGGAGAGCCGCAAGGTCCTGCCACTTCGCCGGCGCATCGATGCCGTCATCCGCATAGGCGGCCCAAGGAGTGCCATAGGCCTGGCACAATATCGCCCCATGCAGGCTGCCGGTCAGGACGAAACGCGCCCCGGCCAGGGTGCGCACGCTGCTTTCCACGCCCCTTGGCCAAATGGCAGCAGACAACAGTCGCCCGGCGGCCTGCTGCAGCTTGGCGGACGTGAGGCGTCCCTGCCGCCGCACGACCCAGGGGGAGAGAATGGCGTCAGCCCCCGTTGCGGCGAGGCGCTCGGCGGGCAACTGCGTCCGCACGCGAAGGCAATGGGGGAGGACCAGCCGCAGGCCGTGTCGCATGGCGGGAGGCGGAAGAATCGCCGGCAACAGGAAGCCCGGGTCGGACTGCGGAAGAGTGCCGGACAGCCCAAGCGCCCGCGCGGTGAGAGGACCGCGCACGCCGTGGAATGTCAGCCGGTCCAGGTTGCGGTCAGACACCGATCCGCCTCGCCAGCCACATCCCCAAACATCGATCGGACCGGCGATCCGATCGAGATCGGCATCATCCAAAAGCGAGCCGATGACCAGCAGTGTCCGGCCGGCATTGGCCGCGGCCTCGGGGCGGGGCGCGCAGTCATGGCCAAAAGCACGCAGGATCAGGGGGACGAGCGAATCTCCGAGATTGAGAACGAACGCATCCCGGCCCCAATAATGGCAGTTCAGGTACATGCGGCATCCACGGGACGGGCAAGACGCTGCTGCACCGCGTGCCATACCTGTTCGAGGGAGATGCCCCGCATGCAAGGGTGGATGGCCAGCGGACAGACGGCATGTCCGCAGCCGGCGCAGGGAACCTCGAAGCGCAGCACGGTAACATCGCGCCCTATCGGGTCCCACGCCCCCACCACACAGCGCCCGCCCTGAATCTCGATAACGGGGACACCCAGGGCAGCGGCGAGATGGCTGGTGCCCGTGTCCAGGCCGACCACAAGATCGCAACGGGAAAGCAGGCGCGCGGTCGCGACGAGACTCAACGTCCCCGCGGCCACCAGTCCTTCCCCCCAACGCGCGCGCAGCCTTTCGGCCACCCCGCTTTCGGAGGGGCCGCCGCAGATGACCAATTCGTACCGCCCCTCGCGAATGAGACGCTCACCCAGGGCGATGAAGCGATCCTCCGGCCAGTGATTGGCCTGTGCTCGCGCCCCGGGACAGATGGCCACCAGCCTTCGTCCGGGCCGCGCATTGGCCGCGAGCCATGCATCGACATCGACAGCTGCCGGTGGGAGCAGTCGCGGCAGGTAAGGCGAAGCGGGGCATGGCAGGCCGGCAGCAGCCAGATTGGCGAGACGGCGGGCTGGCTCGTGCGGAGAACTGTAGATGGGCTGGGCTTGTCCAGGAAGGCCCATGGGACGGCCGAGGCCCGCCAGACGACAGAAAGCGTCGAGCAATATCCGGGTGACGCGCCGGGGGGCGGAAAGATCTACATAGACGGCACGGTCCATGCCCAACCGATGGACCTTGCGCAGCAGGGCCAGCCAGCGCCAGACATGCCGCAGCCGCGGAAGGAACAGCAGCCCTTCCAGCCGACCCCAGCCGATGAGAAGCTCAGCCGGATGGGATGTGCCCGCAGGGGCGGGCCGCGTTAGAAGCCAATATTCGGCGTCCTCGCCGAAATGGGCCCGGACGGCGTGAATGGCGGGAAGGGCCGCGATGCCCGATCCGATGGTGGTCTGCCAGCCAAGAAGCAGGATAGGCCGCTTCTTTGGCACAAGCGGGTCGCAGCACTGAGCTTGCGTCAGCTGGCGCAGGTACTTCCGCCGTCGGTATTGAGAAAATTAGAACCGCCCGTCTGCGCGCGTGACATCTCCTCGACCACGACCGCCGGCTTCACCCAAGCGGCCCGGGGCGCCATCTCTGTGCCGCAGGAAGCGGATGCCGAATTCCGGGATTGATCGGAAGATCCGGCGTTCAGGTTGGAGTCCATTCTCGGTTCCTCGTTGGGCATATTGTTGGACTTATTCTATCCCCGCTTCCGGAACGTTGCAATCTCAGGGCTACTCCTCAGTCGCTTGTAGGCCCCCAACACAAGAGCGGCGCATAGTCCGGCGCCTGATCCCCCCCACGACAGGGCCAATGGCAGATGTCAGCCAGACATGCCCGGTCAGCCCCCTCGCTGCGACCGTTGCTGCACCATAATGAAACCATGTGGGCACCCGGCGGCGGCGCAGCATGAGATGCGCGGCGATGGCCCGGTGAAAGCAGGAATCCCTCAACATGCCCCGCCGCCAGACCCACAGGATTGCCGCCTGTATCGACGCGATGGCGATCGCCTGCTCCTTCGCTGGGGCCGGCGGGCTGGCGAGAGGGCGGGAGAGGAACGGCTTGAGGCGGCGGAACGGCAGGACGACCAGGATCAGGCGGGCCAGGGCGACAAAGACGACGGCCTCCAGGCGCAAGGCCCATCTTTGCCAGCAGCGCGCTGTCATGCCGCGGCGTGCGTAACGGCGAGCAGCCCCAGCTCTCTCAACGTATGGACAAGCTCTGCCACATCGTCGGCGCACTGCTGCGGCTCCACCACGAATGCCGTGCGCAAAGCTTCGCACAGCGCGCCGAACGTGATCGGCTCTGCCATGGCCATCCACGCATGGCGAGCAACGACGTTGAGCGAAAACACTTTCCCGGCCTCGGCCGAAATCATGATCAGCTCATTGTCGAGATCGCTAAACACGATGTTCCGCGCTCTGACCAGCAACGCATCATCTGGAAAGGAGGCTACCGACATGGCCGAAACTGTCTCTATGTCGCTATCATATCACTAAAGGAGCATGGGGACTTGCCCCTACTATAGGGGGCGGCACATGACAATCATTCGCCCGGCACCACCCATATGCGTGCTGTCGAAGCCTGGACTGACCCGAGACCCGCTACGCAGCCGGGGCTCCCGCGAAGATTCATTCGACCTGGTATTTTCGGTACAGACGGCGGTAGGGCGCCGGGCTTGAATCAATAGGCCGTTTCTTGCAGGTGGCTCTCGTCTGACGGGGCACCAAGAGATCACATTCAGCCGAATCTGATTGTGCGAGAAAGCGGGACGCTGGAATCGCCCGCCTCTTTCCATCGGCTGCTCGCATACGAGTCCAGGAATCGTTCGGACCATAAGTCGTGCGTTTTCCGTCGCATCGGCGACTTACTGTTGCACTCACAGCAACAACGCTGACTTTTTACCTACATTGAAGGGGGGCCTCGCCGGTGGTTCGCCGCTTCGACCGGCCCGACGGCTCGCTGATGCACGCTGAGCTGCGCATCGACGACAGCATCGTCATGATCGGCGGTGGCGCGACCCCATATCGCTCGTCGGAAGTCCATCTGCATCGGTACGTTTCCGATGCCCAGTCCCCTTATGATCGGGCCATCGCAGCCGGCGCAGAGGCGGTTCAGACGCCGCTGCGCAAGGCAGATGATGACGATCTGCGGGTCGGGTTTCGCGACCCGGCCTGCCATATCTGGTGGGTTGCCAAGCAATTGGCCGCCCGGAAAGTCTGAGGCCCGTCAAAGCGAACTGCACGGGGTTGCAGGGAAGGTGGGCCTCTGCGATAGCAGCCGAGGGTGCTCGTCCGGGTGATGACGGGCAGGTTTCTTCGCTGGTCGGGCCGCCAGCGGGCAGTCCCATGCCCGGAGTTTCGATGGTCCTCTCCCGCTTGAAACCGCGCAGCGCGCTTCGCCAGTTCTTCCATGGCCAGGCATCGGCCGGCCTGATGCTGATGGCCTGCGCCGCGCTGGCGCTGGTCGTCGCCAATTCATCGCTGGGACAGGCCTATGAGCACGCCCTGCACGCCTATCTCGGCCCCCTGTCGGTACAGCACTGGATCAACGACGGGCTGATGGCGATTTTTTTTCTGCTGGTCGGGCTCGAGATAAAGAGGGAGGTTCTGGACGGGCAATTATCGTCCTGGCCCCGGCGCATCTTGCCGGGCCTTGCCGCCGCCGGCGGAATGGCCGCGCCGGCGCTCGTCTATCTGCTGCTGAACCCGGGGGCGTCGGCACATGGATGGGCCATACCGGCAGCGACCGACATCGCCTTCGCACTGGGGGTTCTCGCCCTGCTGGGCAAACGGGTTCCCGTTTCCCTTCGCATCTTCCTGACCGCGCTTGCCATCATCGACGATCTCGGCGCGGTCATCATCATCGCCCTATTCTACACAGCGGACCTATCGCTGCCGCATCTCGCGGCGGCGGCGGGTGTCGCAACCCTGCTGTTCATGATGAACCGCCTCGGCATTCGTCGCCTCCTCCCCTATCTGCTCGTGGGCCTTGTCCTGTGGATCTTCGTTCTGGGGTCGGGCGTCCACGCCACACTGGCGGGGGTCGTCCTTGCCTTCGCGATCCCGCTGCAGGAATCGCCCGGCCGCCCGGACTCCGAGTCGTGCAGCCCGCTCCATCGGCTGGAGCACCGCCTGCACCTGCCTGTCTCCTTCCTGATCCTGCCGGTCTTCGGTCTGGCCAATGCGGGCGTGCGGGTCATCGGCCTTCCGCCGGAGGCTTTCACCGCACCCATCACGATCGGGGTCGGTCTGGGCTTGCTCGTCGGTAAGGTCGTGGGGGTATTTGGAACGTCCATCGTCGCCGTCCGGCTCGGCCTCGCGGACATGCCCGCCCATGCGACCCCGGCGCAACTGGCGGGGACCGCCCTCCTCTGCGGCATCGGCTTCACGATGAGCCTGTTCATCACTCTGCTTGCCTTTGCCGGCCAGCCCATTCTGCAGGCCGAGGCGAAGATCGGAATCCTCGTCGGCTCGCTCCTGTCCGGCTTGCTGGGCTTCCTGCTTCTGCGCTTCACCCAGCGCGAGAAGGATCTGCCTGCCTGATTGCGGGCCAATCAGGGCAGATCGCGCCCTGCGAGGAGGGGCGACGATCGTCAGGCCGCCAGCGGCCCCCTTGCAGGGCGAGCGGCCTCGCGACGCTTCCAGGCCCGTTCGTGGAAGAAGAAGGCAACGGCATTGACGCAGGGCTCTATCAGCGCAATCCCGCCGGCGACCTGAATCGATCCGGTCAGGGCATAGGCCACGCTGAATCCGATCGTCAGGTGCAGCGACAAATAGGTCAGGGTCTTCAGCAGGTCGGTCGGCATGAGCTTTTCTCCGCCCCCTTTATTGCGAATTATTCGCAAATAGAAAGCGGACAATAGCGATCAGGCCAAGTGAGGCGTTCAATCAGAGCGCGCTGATGACAGAATATCGCCTCGGCTATGGCGATCGCGCCACACCGCCCGAGGGCTCTGGGAAACGGCGATTATCCGCCGATTATGATGATGAAAATTGCTGCGATGCGTCATTGGCATCTTTGCAACGAAATGTTTCTATGGGTTTCGGGATGCGTCGCTGGCACCACGCCCCATAAAAAACGGGACGCGCCAATGGCGCGTCCCGTCCTTGTCCTGCCGCGGTTCAGAAAGCGGCGCTGACCGAGAATACGACCTTGCCGCTCGCGATCGACGAACCATTCTTGGTCGAAGAGAAGTTCGGCAGAAGATAGGCCGACTCGCTCTTCGAAATGTCGGTGTCGATATAAGACACGCCGAGCACGACCGGGCCTACGGCGACATCGGCACCGACGAGCCAGTCGAGATATTTGCCGGTCGGAGCAACGCTGGTTCCATTCGGACCCAGGCCCGAATTGCCGTTCGAATAGCCAAGGTGGCCCTTCAGCGTGACAGGCGTGCTCGGGATCGCGCTGGAGATGTCGCCCCAGATGTAGAGATTGTCTTCCTTGTCGCCCGGAGCGTCCGGAACACCGGTGCCGTAGGATGCGCCGGTGAGATACCAGCGACCGAGGGCTTGCTGCTTCGGCGCATAAGCGACGCCGCCGAGAAGATTGACCGGACCGGCCGTGCCGCTGACCTTCAGGAAGAGCTCGGCGAAATCGGTCTCCGAAGCGCCGCCCGGATACATGAACCAGGTCAGGCCGGTGTCGACGGCGACGGCATCGTTGAGCTGGACCTTGTAGCCTGCGAACAGGTCGAGTTCCATGTTGGAGCCGCCGAACGTGCCCCAGCCCGAGAGGTTCGATCCCCAGGTGCCGGCATAGAAGCCGCTCTCATGGTTGATGGTGATACCGCCCTGAATCGCCATTTCCTTGTCGCTCTGCGACACGCCGCGGAAGCGGTAATCGGAAACGAGACCGACACTGCCGGTCACTTTGAAGGCGGAGCTTTCCTCGTCCTGAGCGAGAGCCGGCGTGGCGGCCGCAAGAGCCAGGACTGCGGCGGTGAGTTTCGGAAAGCGCATAAAGACAATCCCCTTTTCGGTTTAGGATCGTCCCTCCTCATCGACGTGCGCCATCTCTATGCGGATCGCGTCTCCATTCGACGCGGCCATTATGGAGAAGAGCTTCAGCAATACGTTTCTAGATTGTTACAAATTGTTTCTGAAAGCCAGCGTCACGCTCCTTGTTCGAGGAGCGTGACGCTGTTGCAACACCTAACGCATAGGGCAGGTCAGGCCGCCATTCTCCGCAGATGATCCTCGTCGCCGTCGACGCGCACGGCAGCGCCCCCCGAACGATGCCTGCGAACCCACTCGCCGATCATCTCGGCCATGCTGTGATCGATCGCCGGAACACCGCGCATGTCGAGATGCACCGGCCGCCCGCCGGGGATCGCCTCGAGCACCTTGGACAGCTTCGGCAGGGCAACGAACGTCGCCGCCCCCTGAAGGCGCACTTCGCTCTCATTTCCAGTCTCTGCCGTATCGACCTTGAGCTTGAGCTTTCGGACATGCGGCAGCAGTTCGATCGCCGACAGGGCCAGGCCGACCAGAACGCCGGTCAGCAGGTCGGTCGCGACAACCATGACGAAGGTCGCGACCCAGATCATTGCCGGCAGCACGCCATGATATTTGAACAGATGGCGGACGTGCGAAACCGAAACGAGGCGCCAGCCGGTCACGACCAGCACGCCGGCCAGCGATGCCATGGGGATCTCCCGCAGCAGCCAGGGCAGGAGGGCGACGAACGCCAGCAGCCAGCCGCCATGGAGCACCGCCGACAGCCGGGTCATCGCGCCCGCCTGCACATTGGCCGAGCTGCGCACGATGACGCCCGTCATCGGCAAAGCGCCTGCGACGCCGCACAGGAAATTGCCCACGCCTTGCGCGCGCAGTTCCTTGTCATAGTCGGTCCGCACCCCATCGTGCATCCGGTCGACCGCAGCGGCAGACAAGAGCGTCTCGGCGCTGGCGATGAAGGCGATGGCGACTGCCGTCACCAGCAAGGCCGGCTGCATGATCTGCGCGACGAAGCTATCTCCGGGCAGGGCTACGGCAGCTACGATCGACTCGGGCACGTCCACCCGGGTGATCGAGAGGCCGAACGCCCAGGCCACCATCGTTCCCGCCAGGACCCCGATCAGCGCGCCGGGAACCAGCTTCATCGACTTGGGCCGCAGCTTTTCCCAGCCGATCATAGCTGCGATGGTCAGCAGGCCGATGGCGAAGGCGAGTTCGGCAGCCTCGATGTTGGAAGCCGACAATCCCAACATGCGGCCAGGCATGGCGGCAAGATTCTGCAGGCCGTTGGCAAGCGGCTTCGCGTCGAACAGGACGTGGAATTGCCCTACGACGATCAGCGCGCCGATGCCCGCAAGCATCCCGTGGACGACTGCGGGGGATATGGCACGGAACCACCCGCCCAACCGGAATACACCCGCCGAAAACTGGATCAGGCCGGCGAGGATGAGGATCGGGCCGAGCGCTGCCAGACCGAAGTCGCGAACGACTTCGAACACGATGACGGCGAGCCCCGCGGCGGGACCACTGACCTGGAGCGGCGATCCCGCGAGCAGGCCGACGACGATGCCGCCGATGATGCCGGTGATCAGCCCCTTCTCGGGAGGAACGCCCGAGGCGATGGCGATGCCCATGCAGAGCGGCAATGCCACGAGAAACACGACGATCGACGCCGTGAAGTCTCGCGACAGGGTCGCCCCCGAGAACAGGGAGGCGGGAGCGGCTTTCATTCTGCGGCTTCCTGAAGAAGGTCGGCGGCGAGGCGCTGAGCGGCCGGAAGCGCGACCGGAAGCGGCTTGTCGGCGGTCATCGGCGTGAACCGGCCGGTCTTGCCGTCGAGACCGAGCACCTCGCCCGCATGGATGTCGACAAACCAGCCGTGCAGGGCAAGCTCGCCACGCGCGATGGCGGATGCCACCGACGGGTGGGTACGCAGATGCGACAGCTGCGTCACGACATTCTCGAGGGCGATGATGCGGACCCGATCATTGTCGCCGGCCTGCGGATAGGCTTCGCTGGCGACCTTCTGCGCCGAATGCGAATGGCGCAGCCAGGCGGCGACATTCGGCATGCCTTCGAGCGACTCGGGGTTGGCCAGGGCCTTCATGGCCCCGCAATCGGAATGGCCGCAGACGATGATGTCGCGA encodes the following:
- a CDS encoding TorF family putative porin, whose amino-acid sequence is MRFPKLTAAVLALAAATPALAQDEESSAFKVTGSVGLVSDYRFRGVSQSDKEMAIQGGITINHESGFYAGTWGSNLSGWGTFGGSNMELDLFAGYKVQLNDAVAVDTGLTWFMYPGGASETDFAELFLKVSGTAGPVNLLGGVAYAPKQQALGRWYLTGASYGTGVPDAPGDKEDNLYIWGDISSAIPSTPVTLKGHLGYSNGNSGLGPNGTSVAPTGKYLDWLVGADVAVGPVVLGVSYIDTDISKSESAYLLPNFSSTKNGSSIASGKVVFSVSAAF
- the nhaA gene encoding Na+/H+ antiporter NhaA, producing MVLSRLKPRSALRQFFHGQASAGLMLMACAALALVVANSSLGQAYEHALHAYLGPLSVQHWINDGLMAIFFLLVGLEIKREVLDGQLSSWPRRILPGLAAAGGMAAPALVYLLLNPGASAHGWAIPAATDIAFALGVLALLGKRVPVSLRIFLTALAIIDDLGAVIIIALFYTADLSLPHLAAAAGVATLLFMMNRLGIRRLLPYLLVGLVLWIFVLGSGVHATLAGVVLAFAIPLQESPGRPDSESCSPLHRLEHRLHLPVSFLILPVFGLANAGVRVIGLPPEAFTAPITIGVGLGLLVGKVVGVFGTSIVAVRLGLADMPAHATPAQLAGTALLCGIGFTMSLFITLLAFAGQPILQAEAKIGILVGSLLSGLLGFLLLRFTQREKDLPA
- a CDS encoding glycosyltransferase family 9 protein is translated as MPKKRPILLLGWQTTIGSGIAALPAIHAVRAHFGEDAEYWLLTRPAPAGTSHPAELLIGWGRLEGLLFLPRLRHVWRWLALLRKVHRLGMDRAVYVDLSAPRRVTRILLDAFCRLAGLGRPMGLPGQAQPIYSSPHEPARRLANLAAAGLPCPASPYLPRLLPPAAVDVDAWLAANARPGRRLVAICPGARAQANHWPEDRFIALGERLIREGRYELVICGGPSESGVAERLRARWGEGLVAAGTLSLVATARLLSRCDLVVGLDTGTSHLAAALGVPVIEIQGGRCVVGAWDPIGRDVTVLRFEVPCAGCGHAVCPLAIHPCMRGISLEQVWHAVQQRLARPVDAACT
- a CDS encoding DUF2061 domain-containing protein: MPTDLLKTLTYLSLHLTIGFSVAYALTGSIQVAGGIALIEPCVNAVAFFFHERAWKRREAARPARGPLAA
- a CDS encoding VOC family protein; amino-acid sequence: MVRRFDRPDGSLMHAELRIDDSIVMIGGGATPYRSSEVHLHRYVSDAQSPYDRAIAAGAEAVQTPLRKADDDDLRVGFRDPACHIWWVAKQLAARKV
- a CDS encoding lasso peptide biosynthesis B2 protein codes for the protein MTARCWQRWALRLEAVVFVALARLILVVLPFRRLKPFLSRPLASPPAPAKEQAIAIASIQAAILWVWRRGMLRDSCFHRAIAAHLMLRRRRVPTWFHYGAATVAARGLTGHVWLTSAIGPVVGGIRRRTMRRSCVGGLQATEE
- a CDS encoding SulP family inorganic anion transporter, with the translated sequence MKAAPASLFSGATLSRDFTASIVVFLVALPLCMGIAIASGVPPEKGLITGIIGGIVVGLLAGSPLQVSGPAAGLAVIVFEVVRDFGLAALGPILILAGLIQFSAGVFRLGGWFRAISPAVVHGMLAGIGALIVVGQFHVLFDAKPLANGLQNLAAMPGRMLGLSASNIEAAELAFAIGLLTIAAMIGWEKLRPKSMKLVPGALIGVLAGTMVAWAFGLSITRVDVPESIVAAVALPGDSFVAQIMQPALLVTAVAIAFIASAETLLSAAAVDRMHDGVRTDYDKELRAQGVGNFLCGVAGALPMTGVIVRSSANVQAGAMTRLSAVLHGGWLLAFVALLPWLLREIPMASLAGVLVVTGWRLVSVSHVRHLFKYHGVLPAMIWVATFVMVVATDLLTGVLVGLALSAIELLPHVRKLKLKVDTAETGNESEVRLQGAATFVALPKLSKVLEAIPGGRPVHLDMRGVPAIDHSMAEMIGEWVRRHRSGGAAVRVDGDEDHLRRMAA
- a CDS encoding PqqD family protein; this translates as MSVASFPDDALLVRARNIVFSDLDNELIMISAEAGKVFSLNVVARHAWMAMAEPITFGALCEALRTAFVVEPQQCADDVAELVHTLRELGLLAVTHAAA
- a CDS encoding carbonic anhydrase, with protein sequence MNELIGRVVSFQSNTFPSNSDLYGKLARDGQSPKALMISCADSRVVPEFIVQAAPGDLFVCRNAGNIVPPHSQANGGVSSTVEYAVMVLGVRDIIVCGHSDCGAMKALANPESLEGMPNVAAWLRHSHSAQKVASEAYPQAGDNDRVRIIALENVVTQLSHLRTHPSVASAIARGELALHGWFVDIHAGEVLGLDGKTGRFTPMTADKPLPVALPAAQRLAADLLQEAAE
- a CDS encoding polysaccharide pyruvyl transferase family protein, producing the protein MYLNCHYWGRDAFVLNLGDSLVPLILRAFGHDCAPRPEAAANAGRTLLVIGSLLDDADLDRIAGPIDVWGCGWRGGSVSDRNLDRLTFHGVRGPLTARALGLSGTLPQSDPGFLLPAILPPPAMRHGLRLVLPHCLRVRTQLPAERLAATGADAILSPWVVRRQGRLTSAKLQQAAGRLLSAAIWPRGVESSVRTLAGARFVLTGSLHGAILCQAYGTPWAAYADDGIDAPAKWQDLAALLDIDIALVRTVGAGEAWWDRTGQWARPPELEPFRAAFPYRQEGAR